A part of Biomphalaria glabrata chromosome 3, xgBioGlab47.1, whole genome shotgun sequence genomic DNA contains:
- the LOC129925133 gene encoding uncharacterized protein LOC129925133: protein MWSKMTAEYVQSDGTLQKVSKWRPVNKEGSFNDLVRGITPNTIAYRNRSCFCYPCRNSYGSQCLHDEICGSWKVFKLQKQNVVQSQSNLEDSLDVSPICSNSKAQTISFTHQKYIVNSCLIVKYGEIFYPGVVIEVLDDQRRNNFLKRHRNKRNIFVYQEVQDIQLVYADMIVTEVMLIPMAIV, encoded by the exons ATGTGGTCAAAGATGACGGCTGAGTATGTTCAGAGTGATGGTACACTGCAAAAGGTATCAAAGTGGCGACCAGTAAATAAAGAAGGATCTTTCAATGACCTAGTGAGAGGTATTACACCTAACACTATTGCTTACAGAAATAGAAGCTGTTTCTGCTATCCATGCAGAAATTCATATGGCAGTCAGTGCCTGCATGATGAAATATGTGGCTCTTGGAAGGTGTTCAaacttcagaaacaaaatg tagTGCAATCTCAGTCAAATCTTGAAGACTCTTTGGATGTCAGTCCCATATGCTCAAATTCAAAG gCCCAAACAATTTCCTTCACTCATCAAAAGTACATTGTAAATAGCTGTTTGATTGTCAAGTATGGGGAAATATTCTATCCAG GAGTTGTGATAGAAGTCCTGGATGATCAGcgcagaaataattttttaaaaaggcacagaaataaaagaaatatatttgtatatcaaGAAGTGCAGGACATACAGTTAGTGTATGCAGACATGATTGTTACTGAAGTGATGTTGATACCAATGGCAATAGTTTGA